A region of the Dyadobacter sp. CECT 9275 genome:
GATAATCTTTTGCTTTAAGTACCTGGCGCAACAAAGGCTGATCCACCTTATTCATCCCCCAGCTGACCCACAGTCCCTCAAGTAAATGGTGTTCATATCTCGGGTCATTTTTATCCAGTCCGGCCACCCACTTTTTCAGCTTGGTAAGTACCTGGTTTACGTCTCTTCCCCTCAGTTCCCTACGGGTTCTGTACCGGGTACGGTATTCGGGCAGCTTAAGATTTTCAAAAAGCTCTTCAATACTAGCCCCATCTATTTTCGCAGGTTTCACCAACGGTCTGGAAGGATAGGTGATACGGTAAACACGGCCGTGAGAGTGGTCACGCAGGGGATCCCTGGCGTTGTGTTGCATGTGCCCGATCAGGATGTTGTGCCAGTCAATAAGATAAAGGGAGCCATCCGGGGCAAATTCCATATCCACAGGCCTGAAATTCCTGTCTTCACTTACCAGCAGATCCTGGCGGTGTCTGCTCTTGTAGCCCGTACCGTCATCCACAAGGGTATGCTCTTTGGTCCCCAAAAATCCAATGGTGTTATTGATCAGGAAATCACCCTGGAGTTCATCGGGGAAATGGCGACTGGAAACAAACTCCAGACCCGAAGTGGGCCGTACCTTGTGTGCTTCCTCAATGAGCTGTTCAGACTTATGAGTAGCTTGCCCGTACCTGGGCAGAACAGATCCTGGCATCATCCAGCGGACATCAGGACCGGAGGTTTCGGCAAAAAATGGCTGACCCCAGTCATCAAATGCGATACCCCATGGATTGGGAATTGAGAGCTGAGCGGTACGTTCCAGCTTGTGCAACTGAGGCGCATACCTGTAAAACCCGCCGTTGGTTGCCCGTACCGGGCCATAGGAAGTTTCCACATTCGTATGCAGAAACACCCCTTCACCTGAGTAAATCGCTCCCGACGGGTCCACCGTAAATGCATGGCTGTTGTGGTGTGTATCATGGTCGTCAAAACCACTCAGGAGTATCTCCTTTTTGTCAGCTTTATCATCTCCATCTGTATCCGTTAATAACACAAGATTGGTTCCCTGAGAAACGTATACGCCTTCGGCAGCTATTTCAAATCCAACCGGAAGATGCAGGTGATCTGCAAAGACGGTTTGTTTGTCAGCTTTGCCATCATTATTGGTATCCTCCAGAATGATGATTTTGTCATTTGGCTTGGAATCTCCCGGTTTGTAATGCGGATAGCTTGGCATGGTAGCAATCCATAACCGACCTTTGTTATCAAAAGACATCTGCATGGGTTTGGCAAGATCTGAGAACTCCTCTTCGGATGCAAAAAGCTCAATTTTATAACCTTCCGGCATTTTCAATTTTTTGAGGGCATCCTGTCCATAAAGATATTCCAGACTTCCGTTTTTCTCCGGGTTGAAATTGGTTTTTACGGGAGGAAGCGGAGTGGTATGTTTATCCGCTATGGAGAGATCCAGCTTTTCTCCTTTGGAAGCTGCCAGCCAGATGGCCGTATCACGGATGGCCGTAAGCTCCCGTATCTTTTGAATTTCAGCAGGATAGTTATCCTGCCCAAAAGGATTGTATCGGCGTCCATACACATGCACACCGTTGGGTACCTTGATATCGTTGTGCCACATCCAGTTTTTTTCAAGTACTGCCGCGTCGACCAGCCCTCTGTTTGCCTCCGCCTTGGGGGTTACTTTACCGAAGAGCTGGTCGGCCAGCAATATCCCAAGTTTTTTATATCCTTCTTCGTTAAGCTGTGAACCGTCAATCGTCAGGTACTCTTTGGTATCGGCATACCATTTCTTTGAAGGTGTGAAAGCATCCACAAACAATACGTTGTTCTGGGCTGCCACTTCTTTCATCGCTTTGGTATAAAGGGCAAGGTTTATATTTTCCTTTTTCCCGTCTGGCAGATCATATTTTGCGGTAAGATCCTCAAAAGCGATCGGGGATACGATGGCAAGCTGCGGGGCCGTACTTCCATTGTATTTCTGACTGAGCGTGTATTTGATAAACGCGTCAAGTTCAGCTTTATAATTGGCCAGCCCGGCAGGTCCCTGAAAAGATTCATTATAACCAAAAAAGGCAACAATCACGTCGGTTTTAAGGCGGGTCAGCCATTGGTCAGGATATTCAAAATGACCTTCGCTGGCAGAGTTATTGGCATACTCGGTCTGAAATTTTTCGGCCCCTGGGAATGCCCACGGCGAATTACGGCTGGCATGGGGCCTGAATCCCGGGGTATCGCCTCCATCGCACATATTTCGGATGAAAAGAGAGCGATCCGGATATCTCACCTGCATTTCGGTTTCAAACGAACCGTAGTTCATCATCCTGGATCCGAGGTTATTACCTAACAATACAATACGGGACCCATTACCAATTTTCAGTCCGCCGGGTTCACTGGACTGAAAAGCACTGAATGCAATAATCGTTAGTCCGACAACGATGATTAAGAGGTTAAGGCTGATTCTTCCGGGTTTAGTCATTTTGATTTTTTTATAATTTTCGCCAGATATTCTAGTAACACTTTATATTCAATGCGGCGCGCTATTTTGCCTCGCGGTACGGAACTTCAATATTAAGTTTCCCTTTCCATGTTTTCGGAATTTTCAATCCCAAATCCCAGTGAATGGCATTAATCACCAGCCTTTGGAAGGATTCCTCACGGAAGTCTTCTGGATGGCCAAGAGTGGTCATGAATACCTTTCCTCCAAAAGAATTGGTACCCGTCCATGCCACAGGGTTCTCGATGGCCTCTTTATCGGGATTAACCGACTTCCCCATGAGCAGCCAGGTTGAACCTTTTACCGGATAATCGGGAAGTACCCTGTATAACCATGAGCGTGCATGGAAAGGACCTACGCCGGTGAGGATCGGATTTTTGGCTTCACCAGGAATAACGGAAACATCGGTACTGCTGCTGTGGCCGTAATGCGTATGTTTGGCGGCTCCACCCCAGCCCGGAGGCGAATTCAATGCAAACTCCCCGAACGCATTCCACTTCTCACTTTCATGTCCTTTGGGGAAATTGAATGCATGGGTGGTGGTCCGAAAGCCCATGACCGGTTTGCCAGTTTTCAGATAGGCTTCAATATGCGCCAGCTGGTCGGGTGGGAGTTGGCGCCACCTCAGATAAAAAACCGCAAGATCGGCATCCTTCAGGGCTTCAAGGCCGGGGATATTTTTTTCACTGTTATGATCAGGATAGGCTTTGAGTACTATAGTTCTCATTCCATAGTTTTTTTCAAGTTCCTTGGCAATGAGCGGCAGGGTTTCTTCACCACTGTATTCGTGGTCTCCGGTTACAAAAACCACCAAAGGTTTCTTTGCCAGCTTCCTGGGCGGGGTTCCGGAATAGGAACTAGCCCCGGTCAGCATCAGGGAAAGGACCAAGGCTAAAAATTTACATTTCATGATTTCTGGATTAACTTCTGGGCTGGTAATATGAAAAAACGAACTTCCTCAGAATAGTGAAGTCAATCATGGCTGCTTTCTACCTGTAATTGCAGGCAGAAATAAGATTGGCTTATTCTGGATTAATGACAAGACTTTTTTATCCAAATTTTCCCTTATCAAGTACTATCCTGAATAAGTCAGCATGAACCTGTCATCACCACTCATTTTGAGCCTGACTCGGGCCAGATCAAGCTGGCTAATTGAATTTCAAACCCAGTGTCAGAGAGGCGCGTGAAAGGTCTTCGAAGCGATCTGAGGAAAAAGTTATTACTTCAGTAGTGCCCCCCACTTCCCTTTTTAATTTATAAGAGGAGCTCAGAAAACATTGTCCAGACAGGCTAACGGCGCATTTTTTACCAATACGCTGTTCCAAACCTATGGATATTCCCCAGGCCATGGTGTTGGCGGAGAGCCGTGTATCCACTCCATCGACAACTGCATTGTTTCTGAAAGGCTGGTACCCAAGCCAAAAACCTGTCAGTACGGAAGTCTTCTGAAATTTCAAAGGCGCACGGTAAAGCAGACCGGACCCGAGAAAACTGATCATGATATTGTCTTTATTCCGGGCGTCGCGGGTTCCTGTACTGAAATAAGTATCGTACCTCCATCCTATCCCTATTTTCCGGCATGGAAAATAACCGGCATCCAGACCAAAGGATACTCCAGACCTGAGTTTTTTATGATAATTGAGCGCTGCTTTGCTCATTCCAATGCGGGAGCGGTTGAGCCGGTATCCTAAACCACCGTAAAATCCAAATTGCCATTTCGGAAGTTTTTTCCAGGAAAGCAGCGTATCCGCCAATGTAGTGCCATGCAGAGGAATTTCTACTTTTACGGGATGGGCTTCAACCATTTTTGTTGTATCATGTACCATGGTATTGCTTTTCTGAGTGTAGTACCCGGGTGCCAGGGTGCTGATCTCGCCCTTTTTAAGTTCCTGAACGGAGTCAGGTTTGCTAGCTAAAAAAAAACGAACGAGTTCCGTTGTTTGCTCCAATATACTACAATTGATTGAATCCTGTCGGACCGTCACGATCAGATCCTGTGAAAAGGCATGAGCGGTCGAAAGAAAAAATAGGACAATGAGCGTAAAACAGTTCTTCACGTATTCCAGCATTCCATGGTTGAATATAGGCTCAAAGATAAAAGAATATCATTGCCAGGTTATATCCGTTTACCAGGAAATTGCTTGCAAACAAACACAACACGTATCTTTTTTCATTTTTTGCAGGATAATAACAAACATCCTCAGCCTCGGGGAGACCCCGTTCACGGAGCCGCCGGAAGCAAAAAAAAGATATGTCCATTTTAACAATTAATATTATTCATACTTACGCCACGCTCCGATGACGGCCCCGTTTACCCCATAAACCAATATGCTGGAGCCTCCGTTGATTACTGACAGCAGCAGCGGTTTCATTGCAAACATATCTTTAACAGTACCTTCAAAACCAATAAAAACAGTCCCGATGAGTACCCCGGTAATGAATCCCGAAAGCATGGAACGGACAGGTATTTTGGTATACAACCAAGCTAGGGTATACATGGAAAACGATGTGGAGACGATACTGGCAAGGTAGGGCACCGGGCTGGATGCCGATTTGACCTGCTCAGGCGAAAGACCGCTCAGGCTTACCCAAATTTCGGAGAAGGCATTATACCACAAAGCAGGTATGACCTGGCCAAGCACCACACACACCACAACAGCCCACAAATTGACAGCTTGTTTTCTCATTTCAGAACGATTATCGCGTTATAAAAAAGAACCAGTGAGAGCCAAATATAATGTATTTATGAATGGGTGGTATTTTTTCAAACAGGTTTAACAAAATCTATATTCCGTTTCAGCCCCTGGTATTTGGATCGTTTCACCGGCGATTTCCTGAAAACTTCCCGGAAAACTTCTTCTGTGATTTCTTCCCAATCTGATTTCGTAAAGCCAGCCAGTTGCTCCGACAACGAAAACGCATTGGTCTTATGCGGTGTGGCAAAGCGGTTCCACGGACACACATCCTGGCATATATCACACCCGAATATCCAGTTATTGAATTTTCCTTTGACCTCTTCCGGAATCGCCTCTTTCAGTTCAATGGTAAAATAACTGATACACTTGCTCCCATCCACAACGTAGGGTTCTGCTATGGCGTCGGTAGGGCACGCATCTACACAGCGGGTGCAGGTACCGCAGTAATCCTGGATCTCCCTGTCGGGTTCCAGATCAAGGTCACAGATAATTTCCCCTATAAAAAAGAAACTACCCATATCTCTGTTCAATAAATTGGAATGCTTCCCCACCCAGCCGAGCCCGCTCCTGGCCGCCCATACCTTATCCATCACGGGAGCAGAATCTACAAAAATCCGCCCGGAAACCTCCCCAATCTCTTCCTGGATCAGGATGAGTAATTGCGCCAGTTTTTCTTTCAGGACATAATGATAGTCAGTCCCGTAAGCATATTTGGATATTTTCAGATCGTCGGCACCTTCCGCAAGTTTTTCTTCCGGGTAATAATTCAGGAGAACCGAAATAACACTTTTTGCCCCATCTACCAGCCGGGTGGGGTCAAGGCGTTTGTCAAAATGATTAGCCATGTACCCCATAGCCCCATGGCGGTTCTGGTTCAGCCAGTTCTCCAGCCTTGGAGCCTCTTTTTCAAGGAATTCCGCTTTTGAAATACCACAGAAATCAAAGCCTGCCTCGGCAGCTTTCACCTTCACAACCGCACTCCTTTCCTGGCGTATTATATCCGCTGTAGTCATGCTCCAAAGTTACAAATTGCTCTTTAAAATGTCATCTTGTCAGTTTTTTAACTTCTGGCAAAGTAATTTAGCAGGCAGAAACATATTAATATGTTATCAAAATTGTGGTGAATTATGCCGGAAAATACAGAATACAACCTCGATAAAGAGGAACTGAACGAAGATACTGACAAGATTACCAGCGAGGGGGAAATAATAGACGCCGAATTTGCGACGGCGGAAGAAGAAGCTCCACAGGAAAAAAATACGGACGAGAGCCACAAAGCCGAAGTGGCAGAGCTGAAAGAGAAATATTTAAGGCTCTATGCCGACTTCGAAAACTTCCGCAGAAGAACTGCCAAAGAAAAACTTGAGATGATTTCCGGTGCAGGAGCCGAAATGATGAAAGCAGTACTTCCTGTAGTAGACGACTTTGAGAGAGCAAAAGTTTCTTTTGATTCCTCTACAGACATAGATGCGTTACGGGAAGGTGTGGACTTAATTTACACCAAACTCTTGAAAACACTGGAATCAAAAGGACTGAAAGCCATGGCGTCAAAAGGAGAAAGTTTTGATGCAGATCTGCATGAATCCATTGCCCAGTTCCCTGCCCCTTCGGATGATCTGAAAGGAAAAGTGATTGACGAGATCGAAAAAGGATACTATCTCAACGACAAGGTAATCCGTTACGCCAAGGTAATCGTTGGTTCGTAAGAAAAAATTATGGCAATAGGTTTATGCCTGGGGCTAATGAGAAGTTCAGTAACAATTTGCCTGCCGGGGTGATCCGGCGGGCAATCATAATAATATCAAAACTAAATGCATGATGTAATGATGACCACTCATCATTAATTTTTCATGATGACAGATTACTTCGTTACATTATACATTTGATCATATTACAATGGCTAAGAAAAGAGATTTTTACGAGGTGTTGGGTGTAGACCGCGGGGCTTCGGCTGACGAAATAAAGAAGGCTTACAGAAAACTTGCTATCAAATTTCACCCTGACAAAAATCCTGATGACCCATCGGCTGAGGATAAATTCAAGGAAGCAGCCGAGGCATATAGTATACTGAGCGATGAAAGCAAACGTCAGAGATATGATCAGTATGGTCATGCCGGTGTGAGTGGTGCAGGCGGTGGGGGAGCTGGCGGGTTCAGCGGCGGATTTTCAATGGATGATATCTTCTCTCAATTTGGAGATATCTTCGGAGACAGCAGCCCTTTCGGAGACATTTTCGGACGCGGCGGAGGTGGTGGCGGACGCCGCATGAAGAAGGGCTCAGACCTCCGCATTAAGCTTAAGCTGAATCTGGAAGAAATCGCCAATGGGGTTGAGAAAAAAATAAAAGTAAAACGCCACGTTACCTGCAACACTTGTGGCGGAAACGGTGCCAAAAACGGAACATCACTTACCAACTGCGGCAGCTGTAACGGTACGGGTCAGGTTAGGAAAGTAGTGAGCACCATGCTTGGGCAAATGGTATCTACCAGTACCTGCCCCACTTGTAACGGGGATGGTAAAATCATCAGTGAAAGATGTGACTCCTGTGCAGGAGAAGGTCGTTTATTACAGGACGACCTGATCACCCTGAATATTCCCGGAGGGGTTGCCGAAGGTATGCAGCTCTCCATGTCTTCAAAGGGGAACGTACCTCCCCGTGGCGGCATAGCAGGTGATCTGCTCATTGTGATCGAGGAAGAGGAAGACAGCCAGCTGAAGCGTGATGGCAATAATGTGGTATTTGATATGCACCTCAGCTTTATAGATGCAACGCTGGGAACGTCTACCGAAATACCCACTATTGACGGGAAAGCCCGCATTACCATTGACGCCGGAACACAGGCCGGGAAAATTTTAAGGCTGAAAGGAAAAGGAATCAAGGATATTAACGGATATGGAAAAGGGGATCAGCTGGTACATATCAATGTATGGACTCCTCAGCAACTTACCTCGGATGAGCGGCAAACGCTGGAATCACTACGGCACTCACCGAACTTCCAACCCAAACCGGGTAAAAACGAAAAGGGATTTTTTGACAAAATGAAAGATTTCTTCCACTGATGATCCCAGACTATACGAGCCGCTTTTCACAAGGCGGCTCTTTTTTTGTCACAGGCTCTGTTCCATCATACTGCGTTTGTTAACTTGCCCTTGATATAACCTGTTCATCAATAATGGTATCCCAAATATGAAAATCATCAAAAAATTCCGTTCCGGATGTATGCTCCTTTCCGGCATGCTGTTTTCTCTCCCTATGTTATACGGCCAAAATCAGACAGAAAAAGATGTTGTGACCTTTGCTACCTACAACGTAAGTATGGAAGCGCAGAACTACGTAAAAAGTAAAGACATCACGTTATCGGAACAAATTTTGGTGAACGAACTTGCCAAAGGCACCAATGAACAAATCCGCAACATCGCCTCCATTATCCAGACCGTAAGACCTGACGTTATTTTACTGAATGAATTTGATTACATCCAGGACCCAAAGTCCGGTATCCTGCAATTTATAGAGGGGTATCTGAATCAGGGACAAAACGGCAAACAGGGTATCGACTATCCCTATTATTATTACACCACCGTAAACACGGGCCAGCCGAGCCCATTTGACCTGGATAACAATGGCAAGTCCGAGAAATTTGGGTCGGACGCCTGGGGCTTCGGTCTTTTCCCAGGACAATACGGAATGGTACTCCTGTCAAAATTCCCCATCCTGACCGACCAGGTACGTACCTTCCAGCACTTTAAATGGAAAGATATGCCAGGAGCACTGCAGACAAAAAAAGCAGATGGTACCGACTGGTATTCACCTGAGGCCTGGAACCAGTTTCCGCTTTCTTCCAAATCTCACTGGGATATACCTGTCGGGATAGGGAAGAAGGTAATACATATACTGGCAAGCCATCCCACCCCACCCACTTTTGACGGTGCCGAGGATCGTAACGGCAAACGGAATCACGATGAGATCCGGTTTTGGCAGGATTACATCCACCCGGCAAAAAGCAGTTATATTTATGACGATAAGGGAAAAACCGGTGGACTGGCAGAAAAAACAAGGTTCGTGATCCTGGGTGATCAAAACGCCTCACCGGATGAAGGAAATGCCATCTCCTCAGGAATCCGATCCTTACTGGCAGATTCTAAAATTAATGCAGAAAATAGTCCCGCTAGCACGGGCGGGGCGCAGCATTCGGCCAACAACGTATTTGCCAAAAACCATACTGCTTTCTGGCGGATGCGTGCCGATTACGTTCTTCCCTCCCGATGGGGATTTAAAGTCCGGGAAAGCGGGGTTTTCTGGCCTGCCAAGGGAGAACCGATGGCTGAGCTGGTTGAGAAACGGGAAGCCAGTTCGGATCACCGCATGGTATGGGTAAAAGTGGCACTAACCGACTAACAGGCAACAGTCCATAAATGAAAAAGTGCCGGAAGCATCATTTGCTCCGGCACTTTTTCATTTACATGTATCTTTCCAATCGCGAACCGCTATTCCTTTTTACTCACCTCCGTACATGTTAAAAGCGGCAAGGTGTTTCTGGAAGATGGCCTCATACTTTTTGGCCGCCGCTTC
Encoded here:
- a CDS encoding nucleotide exchange factor GrpE produces the protein MPENTEYNLDKEELNEDTDKITSEGEIIDAEFATAEEEAPQEKNTDESHKAEVAELKEKYLRLYADFENFRRRTAKEKLEMISGAGAEMMKAVLPVVDDFERAKVSFDSSTDIDALREGVDLIYTKLLKTLESKGLKAMASKGESFDADLHESIAQFPAPSDDLKGKVIDEIEKGYYLNDKVIRYAKVIVGS
- a CDS encoding PVC-type heme-binding CxxCH protein — translated: MTKPGRISLNLLIIVVGLTIIAFSAFQSSEPGGLKIGNGSRIVLLGNNLGSRMMNYGSFETEMQVRYPDRSLFIRNMCDGGDTPGFRPHASRNSPWAFPGAEKFQTEYANNSASEGHFEYPDQWLTRLKTDVIVAFFGYNESFQGPAGLANYKAELDAFIKYTLSQKYNGSTAPQLAIVSPIAFEDLTAKYDLPDGKKENINLALYTKAMKEVAAQNNVLFVDAFTPSKKWYADTKEYLTIDGSQLNEEGYKKLGILLADQLFGKVTPKAEANRGLVDAAVLEKNWMWHNDIKVPNGVHVYGRRYNPFGQDNYPAEIQKIRELTAIRDTAIWLAASKGEKLDLSIADKHTTPLPPVKTNFNPEKNGSLEYLYGQDALKKLKMPEGYKIELFASEEEFSDLAKPMQMSFDNKGRLWIATMPSYPHYKPGDSKPNDKIIILEDTNNDGKADKQTVFADHLHLPVGFEIAAEGVYVSQGTNLVLLTDTDGDDKADKKEILLSGFDDHDTHHNSHAFTVDPSGAIYSGEGVFLHTNVETSYGPVRATNGGFYRYAPQLHKLERTAQLSIPNPWGIAFDDWGQPFFAETSGPDVRWMMPGSVLPRYGQATHKSEQLIEEAHKVRPTSGLEFVSSRHFPDELQGDFLINNTIGFLGTKEHTLVDDGTGYKSRHRQDLLVSEDRNFRPVDMEFAPDGSLYLIDWHNILIGHMQHNARDPLRDHSHGRVYRITYPSRPLVKPAKIDGASIEELFENLKLPEYRTRYRTRRELRGRDVNQVLTKLKKWVAGLDKNDPRYEHHLLEGLWVSWGMNKVDQPLLRQVLKAKDYHARAAAVQVVRYTGHQVADQADLLMQAVKDENSRVRLDAIVAASWIGKEKGLPILAEAAKKPLDEWMIHAHETAVAHLKGENVKREKERVVKSTLKGKELELYNTGKEIYAKEGYCATCHQPDGKGLTASGFPPLTGTKWVTGNEDRLIKIALKGLLGPIEVVGKKYPGQVPMTPFAGLLNDTEVAAVLTYVRNSFGNQAPAILPEKVKKVRAASAAKMDFYSPDQLLKEYPMEK
- a CDS encoding DUF1761 domain-containing protein, whose protein sequence is MRKQAVNLWAVVVCVVLGQVIPALWYNAFSEIWVSLSGLSPEQVKSASSPVPYLASIVSTSFSMYTLAWLYTKIPVRSMLSGFITGVLIGTVFIGFEGTVKDMFAMKPLLLSVINGGSSILVYGVNGAVIGAWRKYE
- a CDS encoding endonuclease/exonuclease/phosphatase family protein — encoded protein: MKIIKKFRSGCMLLSGMLFSLPMLYGQNQTEKDVVTFATYNVSMEAQNYVKSKDITLSEQILVNELAKGTNEQIRNIASIIQTVRPDVILLNEFDYIQDPKSGILQFIEGYLNQGQNGKQGIDYPYYYYTTVNTGQPSPFDLDNNGKSEKFGSDAWGFGLFPGQYGMVLLSKFPILTDQVRTFQHFKWKDMPGALQTKKADGTDWYSPEAWNQFPLSSKSHWDIPVGIGKKVIHILASHPTPPTFDGAEDRNGKRNHDEIRFWQDYIHPAKSSYIYDDKGKTGGLAEKTRFVILGDQNASPDEGNAISSGIRSLLADSKINAENSPASTGGAQHSANNVFAKNHTAFWRMRADYVLPSRWGFKVRESGVFWPAKGEPMAELVEKREASSDHRMVWVKVALTD
- the queG gene encoding tRNA epoxyqueuosine(34) reductase QueG codes for the protein MTTADIIRQERSAVVKVKAAEAGFDFCGISKAEFLEKEAPRLENWLNQNRHGAMGYMANHFDKRLDPTRLVDGAKSVISVLLNYYPEEKLAEGADDLKISKYAYGTDYHYVLKEKLAQLLILIQEEIGEVSGRIFVDSAPVMDKVWAARSGLGWVGKHSNLLNRDMGSFFFIGEIICDLDLEPDREIQDYCGTCTRCVDACPTDAIAEPYVVDGSKCISYFTIELKEAIPEEVKGKFNNWIFGCDICQDVCPWNRFATPHKTNAFSLSEQLAGFTKSDWEEITEEVFREVFRKSPVKRSKYQGLKRNIDFVKPV
- the dnaJ gene encoding molecular chaperone DnaJ: MAKKRDFYEVLGVDRGASADEIKKAYRKLAIKFHPDKNPDDPSAEDKFKEAAEAYSILSDESKRQRYDQYGHAGVSGAGGGGAGGFSGGFSMDDIFSQFGDIFGDSSPFGDIFGRGGGGGGRRMKKGSDLRIKLKLNLEEIANGVEKKIKVKRHVTCNTCGGNGAKNGTSLTNCGSCNGTGQVRKVVSTMLGQMVSTSTCPTCNGDGKIISERCDSCAGEGRLLQDDLITLNIPGGVAEGMQLSMSSKGNVPPRGGIAGDLLIVIEEEEDSQLKRDGNNVVFDMHLSFIDATLGTSTEIPTIDGKARITIDAGTQAGKILRLKGKGIKDINGYGKGDQLVHINVWTPQQLTSDERQTLESLRHSPNFQPKPGKNEKGFFDKMKDFFH
- a CDS encoding ThuA domain-containing protein is translated as MLTGASSYSGTPPRKLAKKPLVVFVTGDHEYSGEETLPLIAKELEKNYGMRTIVLKAYPDHNSEKNIPGLEALKDADLAVFYLRWRQLPPDQLAHIEAYLKTGKPVMGFRTTTHAFNFPKGHESEKWNAFGEFALNSPPGWGGAAKHTHYGHSSSTDVSVIPGEAKNPILTGVGPFHARSWLYRVLPDYPVKGSTWLLMGKSVNPDKEAIENPVAWTGTNSFGGKVFMTTLGHPEDFREESFQRLVINAIHWDLGLKIPKTWKGKLNIEVPYREAK